The following proteins come from a genomic window of Schistocerca cancellata isolate TAMUIC-IGC-003103 chromosome 10, iqSchCanc2.1, whole genome shotgun sequence:
- the LOC126106877 gene encoding uncharacterized protein LOC126106877 isoform X1, translated as MDQISNIHLRWNKHQATLMSVFDALLDNEKLTDCTISAEGHHLRAHKIILSACSPYFEELFTENNEKHPIIILHEVKYDVVKALLDFMYRGEVNIPQKELSGVLKLSESLQVRGLSGSGCIDSVNVQKGSGRDVPPVLSETLSAQPASVPCFTSGRNEPEDKLESFRGYSPTVSSQEGGSREVNSVLISTQKCIKSVSHSDSLQLTGQNPFKEVITPDLESVHHLLSQRQVLPTTHNSTGGPVYNPVPLQSVCSELQSSNGKTVVAENERFSIPEVVLRDKNLSNSSARKQEVKQETKSESPESHMEIIADVTLDDGDNFRDGSVSILGVSGRSAPPEILPSRPTSMPCCTSGQNEPEHKMESFRGCSPAVSSQEEVSGERYSISKSIQMQRKDINRACSDRAGKNTFEDIIIPDVDSVHQLSSERQVMATMHNSNGGPAYSPIRALKTLVSCAHTTICSSSYSPIPQQSVYSELQSFGTLMTVAENEQFLMPGSVLPDKKSAKVSAHQQEVSLVIKSEVPENHVEVVEDLTLDDDEDYLCASDYRDDCSSGEVDIEEVRRVSAGLTYKENFRTQGINNLHSLFGSVDLSNMTLTTSQTVLHNQFTCKSCGKSYQHPQGLQRHVNLQCGKERRYQCPRCNYRCARSDNLKTHMASRRCQMHKK; from the coding sequence ATGGATCAGATCAGTAACATTCATTTAAGGTGGAACAAGCATCAAGCTACTTTGATGTCAGTTTTTGATGCTCTGTTGGACAATGAGAAATTAACAGACTGCACAATTAGTGCTGAGGGCCACCATTTAAGAGCACATAAGATAATTCTTTCAGCCTGTAGTCCATATTTTGAGGAACTGTTCACCGAAAACAATGAGAAGCACCCAATTATTATTCTGCACGAAGTAAAATACGATGTGGTTAAAGCTTTGCTGGACTTCATGTATCGTGGTGAAGTAAATATACCACAAAAGGAGCTTAGTGGTGTTCTTAAGCTCTCGGAGTCCCTTCAGGTTAGGGGACTGTCTGGCAGTGGATGTATTGACAGTGTCAACGTGCAGAAAGGCAGTGGAAGAGATGTGCCACCAGTACTTTCGGAAACACTCTCGGCCCAACCTGCTTCTGTGCCGTGCTTCACCTCAGGTCGGAATGAGCCAGAAGATAAGCTGGAATCATTTAGAGGATACTCTCCAACTGTGTCATCCCAGGAAGGAGGTTCCAGGGAAGTAAACTCGGTTCTTATTTCCACTCAGAAGTGCATAAAAAGTGTTAGTCACTCTGATTCTCTTCAGCTGACAGGCCAAAATCCATTTAAAGAAGTCATTACTCCCGATCTTGAAAGTGTGCATCATCTTCTATCTCAAAGACAAGTATTGCCCACAACACATAACTCAACTGGTGGACCAGTGTACAATCCGGTGCCTCTTCAGTCGGTGTGCAGTGAGTTGCAGAGCTCCAATGGGAAAACAGTTGTTGCGGAAAATGAACGTTTTTCGATACCAGAAGTTGTATTACGTGACAAAAACTTGTCGAATTCAAGTGCACGAAAACAGGAGGTAAAGCAAGAAACAAAATCTGAGAGCCCTGAGAGTCACATGGAAATTATTGCAGACGTAACTCTCGATGACGGTGACAATTTTCGTGATGGCAGTGTCAGCATTCTGGGAGTTAGTGGAAGAAGTGCACCTCCAGAAATCCTGCCATCTCGACCTACTTCTATGCCATGCTGTACCTCAGGTCAGAATGAACCAGAACATAAGATGGAGTCATTTAGAGGATGCTCTCCAGCTGTATCATCCCAGGAAGAAGTTTCTGGGGAAAGATACTCCATATCTAAATCCATTCAAATGCAAAGAAAAGACATTAATCGTGCCTGTTCTGATCGAGCAGGCAAGAATACATTTGAAGATATCATTATTCCTGATGTTGATAGTGTGCATCAACTTTCATCAGAGAGACAAGTAATGGCCACAATGCATAATTCAAATGGCGGACCAGCTTACAGTCCAATTCGGGCGCTAAAGACTTTGGTATCATGTGCCCACACTACCATATGTTCATCGTCTTACAGTCCAATTCCTCAGCAGTCTGTATACAGTGAGTTGCAGAGCTTCGGCACGTTAATGACTGTTGCAGAAAATGAACAGTTTTTAATGCCAGGATCAGTATTACCTGATAAAAAGTCAGCAAAAGTAAGTGCACACCAACAGGAAGTATCTTTAGTAATAAAATCTGAGGTTCCTGAGAATCATGTGGAAGTTGTTGAAGACCTTACTCTCGATGACGATGAGGACTATCTTTGTGCCAGTGATTATCGTGATGATTGTAGCAGTGGAGAAGTTGACATTGAGGAAGTCAGGAGAGTGAGTGCAGGTCTTACATATAAAGAGAATTTTCGCACTCAAGGAATTAATAATCTGCATTCCTTATTTGGCAGTGTTGATTTGAGTAACATGACATTGACAACATCCCAGACAGTATTGCATAATCAGTTTACTTGTAAGTCTTGTGGGAAGTCTTATCAGCATCCCCAAGGGCTGCAGAGACATGTAAATCTACAATGTGGTAAAGAACGTCGTTATCAGTGCCCTCGCTGCAATTATCGATGTGCTAGGAGTGATAATTTAAAAACACACATGGCTTCTCGCCGTTGTCAGATGCACAAAAAATAA